Within the Chromatiales bacterium genome, the region CGGTGCGAGTAGAAATGCTGCGGATCGCTCCAGGTACAGTAATTGCCGCCCCAGACGGCCGTGACCCCGGCGCGCGCCAGCCGGGCACGGGCCGCCGCATAGAGATCAAGCCACCAGTGGCCTGGCCGGCCGTCACGAAAAGCGGCTTCGGCGCCCGGATCGGCGGCCAGAAATGCATTGCGGACCTCCTCACCGACTTCATAGGCCTGCGGGCCGATTGCCGGACCGAGCCAGGCCAGCAGATCCTCTGCCGCCGCACCGGAACTGCAGAGTGCCGCAACGCTGGCCTCGAGCACGCCGCCCGCCAGTCCGCGCCAGCCGGCATGCGCAGCTGCCACGCGCGTGCCGGCGCGATCACAGAACAGCACCGGCAGACAGTCGGCCGTCAGCACGGCGCATACCCGGCCTGACGAATCGGCATATGCGGCATCGGCCACAGGGCGCAAGCCAGCGGTCGCGGCATTCACCACCTCGATGCCATGCACCTGCTGCAGCCACAGGGGCTCGGCGGGCAGCTCAAGGGCTGCGCGCAGCTTTGCGCGGTTGCTCTGTACCGGCGCACGCCCGTCAGACACGTGGTCGCCGAGATTGAGCGAGGCATATACGCCCCTGCTGCAGCCCCCGGTACGCGTGGTCGCAAACGCGCGCACGGCTGCCGGTGCCGGCCAGTCGGGCCGGATCAGATCGAGTTCTGCTGGTGCCCGGGCCATGGCAGATTCTCCAGCCGGTCGACGGCGGCATCGTCATCGGCGAGCGCCGCCAGAAGGATGCGGAAATCCGCCGGCAAGGGCGCCAGCAGATCGATCGTTTCACCGCTGACCGGATGCACGAAGGACAGACGCCGTGCGTGCAGCGCCTGGCGGCGAAATCCGCGCAGCGCGTCAGCGAGGCGCGGTGTGGCACCGGCCGGAATGATCAGCCGGCCGCTGTAGGCGGGATCGCCCACCAGCGGGTGACGCACGTGCGCCATGTGCACGCGGATCTGGTGCGTGCGGCCCGTCTCGAGCCGCACGGCGATATAGGTGTGGTGCGCAAAACGCGCCAGCACCCGGTAGTGCGTGAGCGCCACACGCCCGCCCTGCTCCACCGCCATCTTCGTGCGCTGGGTACGGTGCCGGGCGATGGGCTCGTCGACCATTCCGCCGCCGGTCATCGTACCCACGCATACGGCGCGATACTCGCGGGTGATCCGCCGCGCCTCCAGGTCGCGCACCAGGTGCGTGTGCGCGCGAATGGTCCTCGCGATCAGCAACAGGCCGCTCGTGTCCTTGTCGAGGCGATGCAGGATCCCGCTGCGCGGCAGTTCAGCGAGTTCCGGCAGGTAAGCCAGCAGACCGTTCTGCAGCGTACCGGCCGGATTGCCGGCCCCGGGATGCACCACCAGCCCCGCGGGCTTGTCGACCACCAGCACATCACCGTCTTCGTACACGACGTTGAGCGGCATCGCTTCTGCCCGCGCGTCGTCCGCCGGTTCGGGGCCGGGGATCCCGATCACTGCCCACTGGCCGGCCAGCACCCGCGTGCGCGGTTCGGGCACGGTGTCATCGAGCAGCACCTGGCCATCGAGAATCCATTGCTTGATGCGGCTGCGCGAATAATCGGGCATGAGTTCCGCCAGCACCTGGTCGAGCCGGTGCCCGTCCCGTCCCGGCGGAATCTGTACCCGATGCTGCGGAAGGTCCATGGCGCGCTAGGCTATACTCTCGGCCCGCCCGGCGACAGCACGGAAACCGAATTCCATCCCATGCACCTGTACAACTCCCGCAGGCCATCCCTTCAGCGCATCACCGTGACGCTTGTGCTGGCCACAGTGCTCGCCAGCAGCCTGAGCGGCTGCTTCTTGCGCAAGGA harbors:
- the pgeF gene encoding peptidoglycan editing factor PgeF; this encodes MARAPAELDLIRPDWPAPAAVRAFATTRTGGCSRGVYASLNLGDHVSDGRAPVQSNRAKLRAALELPAEPLWLQQVHGIEVVNAATAGLRPVADAAYADSSGRVCAVLTADCLPVLFCDRAGTRVAAAHAGWRGLAGGVLEASVAALCSSGAAAEDLLAWLGPAIGPQAYEVGEEVRNAFLAADPGAEAAFRDGRPGHWWLDLYAAARARLARAGVTAVWGGNYCTWSDPQHFYSHRRSGRTGRQATLIWLSPC
- the rluD gene encoding 23S rRNA pseudouridine(1911/1915/1917) synthase RluD; this translates as MDLPQHRVQIPPGRDGHRLDQVLAELMPDYSRSRIKQWILDGQVLLDDTVPEPRTRVLAGQWAVIGIPGPEPADDARAEAMPLNVVYEDGDVLVVDKPAGLVVHPGAGNPAGTLQNGLLAYLPELAELPRSGILHRLDKDTSGLLLIARTIRAHTHLVRDLEARRITREYRAVCVGTMTGGGMVDEPIARHRTQRTKMAVEQGGRVALTHYRVLARFAHHTYIAVRLETGRTHQIRVHMAHVRHPLVGDPAYSGRLIIPAGATPRLADALRGFRRQALHARRLSFVHPVSGETIDLLAPLPADFRILLAALADDDAAVDRLENLPWPGHQQNSI